TGTGGCACTGTGTCCTGCGGGCGCACGCAACTGCCCCAGCGGGTGCCATTGTGCCACGGGCACTACGTTGGGGACCTCTGGTTTAAAGCCTCCCTTGACTGCTAATGGACTCAAAGGTGTTTCAGCACTTCAGGAGATATGAGTACTTCATACTGCTTCTTtctgaatgaaaaacaaaaatatttctcgAACACATCTACTTGAACACATGCAAAAGTTACAAGTTTCCTTTGTAATTAGTTCTAAAGCTTTTATaagatttcttttgttcttaatattCTTAATAACCTCCTTTTTGTTATCCTTAGCCCTGCCCAGCATGGCTTTTTCCCTGATGTTTTTGAtgtcccttatcaattttcacAATTTCCTATTTGTATTATTTGCTACTTTCCATTTCCCACATTTGTTATATGTTGCTGCTGGTGCCTATTAAAGCTTCCCACACCATAATGGGGAAAAATTATTGACACATGGAGCACCATAAAATATGGACTTGGCATTAGTAGGGTCAGTTGTTCATAATTAATTtatctgaataatgaaaatgtcatgtaTCAGTGTGTGAAGAGCGACCAATCTGCTTCGCCCATGAGAACAGCCCCCAGTAGTGCATGTAGTGTCTCTTATTAACAttgtctctccatccaggcattTGTATTGTGACCCTCACCCTAGACAGATACAGGAAGTCAGGGGGACGTACGGTACACGCAGGAGACACCGTTCTGCCTCAGAGTTGGACACCTTCTtccctactccatgtcagattccaacacaactcacttcaccaacccctccaccttcatcctgctgggcattcctggcctggaggaaGCCCATGTCTGGCTCTCCATCCCATTCTGCACCATGTATGCTATAGCCGTCTTtgggaacttcaccatcctgttcatcGTGAAGACGGAGCTGAGCCTCCATGTtcccatgtactatttcctctgcatgctggccatCACCGACCTGGTCCTGTCCACGTCCAccctgcccaaaatgctgagcatcttctggttgaattccagggagatcgatttcagtgcctgcctcacccagctgTACTTgattcactgcttctcaggaaTGGAGTCTGGGATCTTTGTGGCCATGGCTGTtgatcgctacgtggccatctgccatcccctgagacattccaccatcctgacaaaccCTATGGTGGCCAAGATCGgcctggccgtggtgctgcgGGGTGTCATGCTCACACTGCCCTATCCCTTCCTAGTGAGGCAATGGTCATACTGCAAAACCAACATCATCCCCCATACACACTGCGAGCACATGGccgtggtgaagctggcctgcgcCGACACCCGTGTCAGCAGTTACTATGGCCTCTTTGTGCTATTGTGTGTGCTTTGTGTCGAtgtgttttttattgcagtgtcctatacccagatcctcagggccatcttcagcctccctaCAAAGGATGCTCGGCTCAAGACATTTGGGACTTGCTtctcccacctctgtgtcatCTTAGCCTTCTACCTCCCACGTCTCTTCTCATCCCTCATGTCCCGGTTTGGCCAGAATGTGGCTGTGCATTTCCATGTTCTCATTGCCAATGTGTACCTCCTGGTTTCCCCCATGAtaaaccccatcatctacggAGTGAGGACCAAACAGATCCAAGACAGGCTGCTTCATCTCTTTACTCATAAGGGAACCTAAAttttctcctggtgctctggCTCTCAGACCAAGCTCTGTACCCAGCTGGCTGGTGACGTGGTGCTGAGCCCTCTTCCCTGAATTACTGACTGGACAGTCAAAGTGACATTAAAGCCTTTCCTGACTTTACTGTGTTGTGTCAGTGTGACAAACTGGGGAATCAGTCTGTGTACATCTCATTCACACATAGGGTTGCCACATTCTAATTGTAATTATAATTGTAACTGGACACCTGAGGCCTTGTCCCTGACCTGTCCCTTTGCCCAAggacccacccctgctccacatCTTCCCTCAAGGCCCAACCCACTTCTCTGCCTTTTCCCACAATGTCATGCTTCTGTCactttctcccccatcccctgtcactcgcTGTGTTATCTTCACCTCCCTCCCGCACAGTCCTGCCCTGCTGGAAACTTTATGATTTCCTGAACATGATTATCCTATTCGTGTGCATATGTCATTGCTGTATCTGAAGTtgtgaatattgactatatatctgtatttcaaaatgtagTTACGCCTAGGGAATCCCCACTAGACAATATGCTTTCAGACTATATAGCTGAGTGGGGAAGGGCCTATAcagggcaatgagccattaggaaaaacaataggccttaacAGAAATTTATCCTCCACCTGAGGAGCCTTCCTCAGGATGCTACAGACAGGCTCCATGTAATGGCTGCCATGATTTTACAAGAACATGTGATGTGGCCACATGCCTCTAGACTcaatcttgggatgtcagtgctTTTCCACAGACCAGTCCGGGAACCTcgctttaaaataaatggttcCCGCCATacgcaaaagctatataaggcagggagtgacatcgtCTAGGTTtgttcactcccctcccagaagaCTCCTGGACACAccagaggaacaaagactgaactgggggaagtgctggacccaggctaaagggatgtttagcctgtgaatgga
The Eretmochelys imbricata isolate rEreImb1 chromosome 1, rEreImb1.hap1, whole genome shotgun sequence DNA segment above includes these coding regions:
- the LOC144278008 gene encoding olfactory receptor 52E4-like codes for the protein MSDSNTTHFTNPSTFILLGIPGLEEAHVWLSIPFCTMYAIAVFGNFTILFIVKTELSLHVPMYYFLCMLAITDLVLSTSTLPKMLSIFWLNSREIDFSACLTQLYLIHCFSGMESGIFVAMAVDRYVAICHPLRHSTILTNPMVAKIGLAVVLRGVMLTLPYPFLVRQWSYCKTNIIPHTHCEHMAVVKLACADTRVSSYYGLFVLLCVLCVDVFFIAVSYTQILRAIFSLPTKDARLKTFGTCFSHLCVILAFYLPRLFSSLMSRFGQNVAVHFHVLIANVYLLVSPMINPIIYGVRTKQIQDRLLHLFTHKGT